A stretch of the Vitis vinifera cultivar Pinot Noir 40024 chromosome 16, ASM3070453v1 genome encodes the following:
- the LOC100252143 gene encoding large ribosomal subunit protein bL35c: MASATLMLSFSLRLPSSFSSPSSVRVPNEVVQFSPFSRACSLKLSSSRNISGFAPILPLRHSTLNSPSPSQPSSLTVVSAKGYKMKTHKASAKRFRVTGRGKIVRRRAGKQHLLAKKNAKRRLRLSKMHPVSRSDYDNVIGALPYLKVNREAK; this comes from the exons ATGGCTTCTGCAACCCTGATGCTTTCCTTCTCTCTCAGacttccttcttctttttcttctccttcttcagtTCGAGTCCCAAATGAGGTCGTTCAATTCTCACCCTTTTCCAGGGCTTGCTCGCTGAAGCTGAGCTCTTCTCGTAACATTTCTGGGTTCGCTCCAATTCTTCCCCTCAGGCACTCCACACTCAATTCTCCCTCGCCGAGCCAGCCTTCATCTCTCACTGTTGTATCTGCAAAAGGCTACAAAATGAAAACCCACAAG GCTTCAGCAAAGCGATTTCGGGTAACGGGTCGTGGAAAGATAGTGCGGAGGAGAGCCGGGAAGCAGCATTTGCTGGCAAAGAAGAATGCAAAGAGGAGATTGCGTCTCTCAAAAATG CACCCAGTTAGCCGGAGTGACTACGACAATGTGATTGGTGCCTTGCCATATCTGAAGGTAAACAGAGAGGCAAAGTAG